One Pseudodesulfovibrio alkaliphilus DNA segment encodes these proteins:
- the mltA gene encoding murein transglycosylase A, whose translation MNLIRPLFVLIVLAFCLGACAKDAPLPEPVPAPAPEPPPTPEPDPTPAYAAVTREEAKSLASSLSRDSQHIESWTALRPVLEDSLRYILRRPQGAVAVSRPGLTLTWAQLGDSVAEFIGMLSALDIDPTLAADRFVWLKVMPGTLLTGYYEPWIEASLTRQGDYRYPIYGKPDDLKTIDLGAFHPRWQGQSLVYRLDGGGIKPYHDRKAIDGKGVLAGRGHEIAWVKDPVDIFFLQIQGSGRLVLPDGTVRHVLYGGRNGHEYVALGRVLINRGYVPREEMSMQRIREFLATNPDKAQALMFENPSYVFFHLSDEGPYGAMNSILMPRVSVAVDRSMTPLGSVLALKTTLMDHERGVAEPFMGIVLAQDTGGAIQGTRMDLFCGSSDQAELLAGHLQERSEVYMLVSRRVLGAVAQAPEVR comes from the coding sequence ATGAACCTGATTCGTCCGCTCTTTGTTCTCATTGTGCTGGCGTTCTGCCTCGGGGCATGCGCCAAGGATGCGCCCTTGCCCGAGCCTGTTCCGGCTCCCGCTCCGGAACCGCCGCCGACGCCGGAACCGGACCCGACACCGGCCTATGCGGCGGTGACTCGGGAAGAGGCAAAATCGCTGGCGTCGTCGCTTTCCAGGGACAGCCAGCACATAGAATCTTGGACCGCTCTGCGCCCCGTCCTTGAGGACAGCCTGCGCTACATCCTGCGAAGGCCCCAGGGAGCTGTGGCCGTGAGCAGGCCTGGCCTGACGCTGACCTGGGCCCAGCTTGGCGACAGCGTGGCCGAGTTCATCGGCATGCTCTCTGCCCTTGACATCGACCCCACCCTGGCGGCCGACCGTTTCGTCTGGCTCAAGGTCATGCCCGGCACCCTGCTTACCGGCTACTACGAACCCTGGATCGAGGCATCGCTGACGCGGCAGGGAGACTACCGTTATCCCATCTACGGCAAGCCGGACGATCTGAAAACAATAGATCTCGGTGCCTTCCATCCGCGCTGGCAGGGACAGTCGCTGGTCTATCGCCTGGACGGGGGCGGCATCAAACCCTACCATGACCGCAAGGCCATCGACGGCAAGGGGGTGCTGGCCGGCCGGGGTCACGAGATCGCCTGGGTCAAGGACCCGGTGGACATCTTCTTTTTGCAGATTCAGGGGTCGGGCCGACTGGTGCTGCCCGATGGCACTGTCAGGCATGTGCTCTACGGCGGTCGCAACGGGCATGAGTACGTTGCGCTGGGCAGGGTGCTCATCAACCGGGGATATGTGCCCAGAGAGGAGATGAGCATGCAGCGCATCCGGGAGTTTCTTGCGACCAACCCGGACAAGGCCCAGGCATTGATGTTCGAGAATCCTAGCTACGTCTTCTTTCACCTCTCGGACGAGGGACCATACGGAGCCATGAACTCCATTCTCATGCCCCGGGTCAGTGTGGCCGTGGACAGAAGCATGACCCCGCTTGGCTCCGTGCTGGCGCTCAAGACCACCCTGATGGACCACGAGCGGGGTGTGGCCGAGCCGTTCATGGGCATCGTCCTTGCCCAGGATACGGGCGGAGCCATCCAGGGAACGCGCATGGACCTTTTCTGCGGCTCAAGCGATCAGGCCGAGTTGCTGGCCGGGCATCTTCAGGAGCGTTCCGAGGTCTATATGCTCGTCAGCCGCCGGGTCCTCGGTGCGGTGGCTCAGGCCCCGGAGGTCCGGTAA
- a CDS encoding transporter substrate-binding domain-containing protein produces the protein MKRVLCLLAMLATLVLLVACGQQPANQGQAPAKQDINVRLELSKGSALERIMQRGTLRVGLEAGYMPFEMTDKRGNIVGFDVDMVTEMAKAMGVKLELVNTAWDGIIPALLSDKFDIIASGMTINQERNLKINFADPYIIVGQTVLVNAADADRINSWKDLNAEGVTVTSKLGTTGEQAVRRMMPKATYKSFETESEAMLEVLNGKATASVYDLPMLAIFYAERGKAGGMKFLDEPFTYEPLGWAINKGDPDFLNWLNNFLRQTKNDGRYEAIYNKWFGSNDWLQDVQ, from the coding sequence ATGAAACGCGTACTCTGTCTCCTGGCGATGCTCGCCACCCTCGTTCTTCTCGTCGCCTGCGGCCAGCAGCCCGCCAACCAGGGCCAAGCGCCCGCCAAGCAGGACATCAATGTCCGCCTTGAACTGAGCAAAGGCTCGGCCCTTGAGCGCATCATGCAGCGCGGCACCCTGCGTGTCGGTCTCGAAGCGGGCTACATGCCTTTTGAAATGACCGACAAGAGGGGCAACATCGTCGGCTTCGACGTTGACATGGTCACCGAGATGGCCAAGGCCATGGGTGTGAAGCTGGAGTTGGTCAACACCGCCTGGGATGGCATCATCCCGGCCCTGCTCTCCGACAAGTTCGACATCATTGCCTCGGGAATGACCATCAACCAGGAGCGCAACCTGAAAATCAACTTCGCCGACCCGTACATCATTGTCGGCCAGACCGTGCTGGTCAACGCCGCCGATGCCGACCGCATCAACTCCTGGAAAGACCTTAACGCCGAAGGCGTCACCGTCACCTCCAAGCTCGGCACCACTGGCGAGCAGGCCGTTCGGCGCATGATGCCCAAGGCCACCTACAAGTCCTTCGAGACCGAGTCCGAGGCCATGCTCGAAGTCCTCAACGGCAAGGCCACCGCCTCGGTCTACGACCTGCCGATGCTCGCCATCTTCTACGCCGAGCGCGGCAAGGCTGGCGGCATGAAGTTCCTGGACGAACCCTTCACCTACGAGCCGCTGGGCTGGGCCATCAACAAGGGCGACCCGGACTTCCTGAACTGGCTCAACAACTTCCTGCGCCAGACCAAGAACGACGGCCGCTATGAGGCCATCTACAACAAGTGGTTCGGCAGCAACGACTGGCTCCAGGACGTTCAGTAA
- a CDS encoding ArnT family glycosyltransferase, translated as MLKLKEHPVWSATLFLFVATIAIRYITAEYLDIGGDNAQRWAFADAYLREGSLSGMNHHTSRWAIMIPLTLLTGVFGFKPAVYSVLPILASAIGTVFIYLTGTRLGGHRLGMVSAALLIVFPVMTQTGSQLWPSVFQFMFLSIVVYLLVLWHEKQHLYLLVGAALFCFCIWGSRITAVYLFPGLALLIWLPSREFKPVFIFFSILAALFVMEWWAFWHITGSPTGRVGLVSGSAIVNHEVLSIQKYLIRIIEYKKLKGLLPIFALSVVAAVVLIRSDDKRWSGIAAIYLIYIFLLVYMVGGFSPIRAATWPSARYWATAAPFGLLLTAKWLLDIGQSRPKVSWSILSLIFLAFVGFSVKSIPPTNSLSQMNADYAVLSPALAAGEPIALHWSPWRPNFIEQRLFDLVGYKRAKGIDRKDVQMFMIRARDRMLAMNLVDKRLVREYRDAPLLPVGDLEYIYYPPGTDIGTPPAVDLYFDRKNAYAIAR; from the coding sequence ATGTTGAAGCTGAAAGAGCACCCGGTATGGAGTGCTACTCTTTTTCTTTTCGTTGCCACCATAGCTATACGTTACATCACCGCTGAATATTTAGATATTGGCGGTGACAATGCGCAACGGTGGGCTTTTGCAGACGCCTATCTTCGGGAAGGTTCGCTTTCAGGCATGAACCACCATACCTCCCGATGGGCGATAATGATTCCGTTGACCCTCCTCACAGGGGTTTTCGGCTTCAAACCCGCTGTCTACTCGGTCCTGCCCATCCTGGCTTCAGCCATAGGCACGGTGTTTATCTACCTTACAGGTACCCGACTGGGCGGACACAGACTTGGAATGGTGTCGGCGGCACTACTCATTGTTTTTCCGGTGATGACCCAGACCGGGAGCCAGCTGTGGCCAAGCGTATTTCAATTCATGTTCCTGTCCATAGTCGTCTATCTGCTTGTGCTTTGGCATGAAAAGCAACACCTTTATTTGCTCGTGGGCGCGGCTCTGTTTTGTTTTTGCATTTGGGGGTCACGGATTACCGCAGTGTATCTTTTCCCCGGCCTAGCGCTGCTTATCTGGCTGCCCTCAAGAGAATTCAAACCTGTGTTCATTTTTTTCTCCATACTTGCAGCACTCTTCGTGATGGAATGGTGGGCTTTTTGGCATATTACAGGCAGCCCCACAGGCAGGGTCGGCCTCGTGAGCGGTTCTGCAATCGTCAATCATGAAGTTCTCTCGATTCAAAAATACTTGATTCGCATTATCGAGTACAAAAAGCTCAAAGGGTTGTTGCCTATTTTCGCGTTGAGCGTCGTCGCAGCCGTCGTATTAATCAGGAGCGATGACAAACGGTGGAGCGGTATCGCCGCCATATATCTCATCTATATCTTCCTGCTCGTCTACATGGTTGGAGGCTTTTCGCCCATTCGCGCAGCCACCTGGCCCTCGGCACGATACTGGGCCACCGCCGCTCCCTTCGGCTTGCTGCTGACGGCAAAATGGTTGCTTGACATCGGACAAAGCAGGCCCAAGGTGTCGTGGTCGATATTGAGCCTGATTTTCTTGGCTTTCGTAGGCTTTTCCGTAAAGAGTATTCCCCCGACAAATTCGTTGAGTCAGATGAATGCCGACTATGCAGTCCTCAGTCCTGCCCTTGCTGCCGGTGAGCCCATTGCCCTTCACTGGTCACCATGGCGACCCAATTTCATTGAACAACGTCTTTTCGACCTGGTCGGATACAAGAGAGCCAAAGGCATTGACAGAAAAGATGTCCAGATGTTCATGATTCGTGCACGAGATCGCATGCTTGCCATGAATCTTGTTGATAAACGACTTGTCCGCGAGTATCGTGACGCACCCCTGCTGCCCGTAGGAGATTTAGAGTATATCTACTATCCGCCCGGCACCGACATCGGCACACCGCCAGCTGTTGACTTATACTTTGACCGGAAAAACGCATACGCCATTGCCCGATAA
- a CDS encoding type II toxin-antitoxin system HicB family antitoxin, whose translation MQYVALLEQEKRGYSVTFPDFPECTTFGADMDEAIDQAHEALALYVEYFLEQGGALPEPMTKKVVLALPGAEGKRAININVLAEGGDFVELEVGMHVHLLGRLERYCRDHGISPADFLAVAARHALRADILND comes from the coding sequence ATGCAGTACGTAGCGCTTCTTGAGCAGGAAAAACGCGGCTATTCCGTGACCTTTCCTGACTTTCCCGAGTGTACGACATTTGGTGCGGACATGGACGAAGCCATTGATCAGGCGCACGAGGCCCTGGCCCTGTATGTGGAGTATTTTCTGGAGCAGGGCGGCGCTTTGCCCGAGCCCATGACCAAAAAGGTCGTGCTCGCGCTCCCCGGAGCAGAGGGGAAAAGGGCCATCAACATCAACGTGCTGGCCGAGGGCGGCGATTTTGTGGAATTGGAGGTGGGTATGCACGTCCATCTGCTGGGCCGTCTTGAGCGGTATTGCCGCGATCACGGCATCTCCCCGGCCGATTTCCTGGCCGTGGCCGCTCGCCATGCCTTGCGGGCCGATATCCTGAACGACTAG
- a CDS encoding NAD-dependent epimerase/dehydratase family protein: MDDDVFHGQIQTIEYKIMSTFLITGAGGYIGTTLCDLLLKNGHKVIGLDRFFFGENLLKETLDNPNYTLIKQDIRYVEPSLFQGVDGVCDLAALSNDPCGDLDPALTRSINFDGRARISRLAKEAGVPRYVLASSCSVYGAGTGKASSEETTPNPLTVYAECNVKAEQAAFSLCDENYCVTALRLATVYGLSKRMRFDLAVNIMTYHAFSNNEIQITGGGEQWRPFVHVKDAARAFASVLESDTDLVSGEVFNVGATDHNFQIATLAYLIREELPFPVQVNHVLSDPDRRDYNVNFRKISEILGFELENSPMDGAKEIYEALKVNAVKFEPKTVTVKWYKYLVDADEIIKSVKLNGRLLG; encoded by the coding sequence ATGGACGATGACGTATTTCATGGGCAAATTCAAACAATCGAGTACAAAATCATGAGCACTTTTCTTATCACCGGAGCTGGCGGCTATATCGGCACCACTCTTTGCGACCTCTTGCTTAAGAACGGGCACAAGGTCATAGGTCTTGATCGTTTCTTTTTTGGGGAGAATCTTCTGAAAGAGACTCTCGACAACCCCAACTATACCCTGATTAAGCAAGATATTCGTTACGTCGAACCATCTCTCTTTCAGGGAGTGGACGGCGTCTGCGACCTCGCGGCTCTCTCCAACGATCCCTGCGGCGATCTTGATCCTGCACTGACCCGATCCATCAACTTTGATGGCCGCGCTCGCATATCCAGGCTCGCCAAGGAAGCCGGCGTTCCCCGGTATGTGCTTGCAAGCTCCTGCTCGGTCTATGGCGCGGGCACTGGAAAAGCCTCCTCCGAAGAGACCACGCCCAATCCGCTCACCGTGTATGCTGAGTGCAATGTGAAAGCCGAACAGGCGGCCTTTTCTCTTTGCGATGAAAACTATTGCGTCACGGCGCTCCGCTTGGCCACAGTCTACGGCTTGTCAAAGCGCATGCGTTTCGATCTTGCCGTAAACATAATGACATACCACGCATTCTCAAATAACGAAATCCAAATCACTGGCGGTGGCGAACAGTGGCGTCCCTTTGTGCATGTCAAGGACGCGGCTCGAGCATTTGCCTCTGTGCTTGAGTCTGACACTGACCTTGTGAGTGGAGAAGTGTTCAACGTCGGTGCCACCGACCACAATTTTCAAATCGCGACACTGGCTTACCTGATCCGTGAAGAACTCCCTTTTCCAGTACAGGTCAATCATGTGCTCAGCGATCCCGACCGCCGCGACTACAATGTGAATTTCCGAAAAATATCCGAAATCCTTGGATTCGAGCTCGAAAACAGCCCCATGGATGGCGCCAAGGAAATTTACGAGGCCCTCAAGGTGAACGCCGTCAAGTTTGAACCCAAGACGGTGACCGTGAAGTGGTACAAGTATCTCGTCGACGCTGATGAGATCATCAAGTCTGTAAAACTGAACGGCAGGCTCCTGGGATGA
- a CDS encoding CGGC domain-containing protein: MEKILIIGCRNTMDDVCIGCSRCMVAFNRREGYFNRYKDMDAEIIGILNCGGCPGTSIVQRLVQVKLWNMPLKEQPTKIHVGPCLVDHCPYYDDLVTKIHAKAGIEVIEGAHPYMPPTVFA; this comes from the coding sequence ATGGAGAAGATTCTGATCATCGGCTGCCGCAACACCATGGACGATGTCTGCATCGGCTGCTCCCGCTGCATGGTCGCCTTCAATCGCCGCGAAGGATACTTCAACCGCTACAAGGACATGGACGCCGAGATCATCGGCATCCTCAATTGCGGCGGCTGCCCGGGCACGAGCATCGTCCAGCGGCTGGTCCAGGTGAAACTGTGGAATATGCCCCTTAAGGAACAGCCCACGAAAATTCACGTCGGACCGTGTCTGGTGGATCACTGTCCATACTACGACGACCTCGTGACCAAGATCCACGCCAAGGCAGGCATTGAAGTCATTGAAGGCGCACATCCGTATATGCCGCCCACCGTCTTCGCCTGA
- a CDS encoding DUF922 domain-containing protein, translating to MKTHMNMATPGACSLLLALLTLFAVPTHAEVVITTATEHYPVDGLTPMEIAENLTLQSPIEQDGRTFQAHTRSDIRYEFTWTRRNDSCTMDKATVYLHIVYKYPRLAQTQDAKTLRWWQEHLDRLTEHELVHGEIALRAAQELDEAFNSLTDLHCATVRDVVKALGDAALQTLKERQRAYDALTDHGRNQQAYTSHRPD from the coding sequence ATGAAGACGCATATGAACATGGCAACACCGGGCGCATGCTCCCTGCTGCTGGCCCTCCTGACGCTCTTTGCAGTCCCGACCCATGCCGAAGTGGTGATTACCACGGCCACCGAACACTATCCGGTGGACGGACTGACTCCCATGGAGATTGCCGAAAACCTCACACTCCAATCGCCCATCGAGCAGGACGGACGTACCTTTCAGGCCCATACCCGCTCCGACATCCGCTACGAATTCACCTGGACCCGGCGCAACGACAGCTGCACCATGGACAAGGCCACGGTCTATCTGCACATCGTCTACAAGTATCCCCGGCTGGCGCAAACCCAGGACGCCAAGACGCTGCGCTGGTGGCAGGAGCATCTGGACCGGCTCACCGAGCACGAGCTGGTCCACGGCGAAATAGCCCTGAGGGCCGCCCAGGAACTGGATGAGGCATTCAACTCCCTGACAGATCTTCACTGCGCCACAGTCCGCGACGTTGTCAAAGCGCTGGGCGACGCCGCCCTGCAGACCTTGAAGGAGCGCCAACGCGCCTACGACGCCCTGACCGACCACGGTCGGAACCAGCAAGCCTACACCAGCCATAGGCCGGACTAG
- a CDS encoding AI-2E family transporter: MSDRNGSVPLLEGGIYKVFLILLLLFALYLGFSIVEPFLHTLIFSTVLAVLFSPVFTWVLKVVHGRRALASLLTVCIIVFCLLLPMTFLVMALISQGVESLVSLNAWVAHGGLDALTSGERLEGYLEWLRRELPYLRIDQLDIQESVVKYSREFAQFMLGLGTMLVRDAAKGILHFLLMVFILFYFLRDGAKMVAYLKLLSPLRPRQEDFIIDSLRRVARGVLMGCLLVAVLQGIAGGIGLAFVGIPAFFWGAMMALASLIPVLGTGLVWVPAVGYLLLAAQWKAAIMLALWCGIFVVGIDTILRPIFMREASRVSTFYILLAILGGVYTFGMLGIFYGPLILSLVMVMLQLYVEEYAEDLKDGCE; this comes from the coding sequence ATGAGTGACAGGAACGGATCAGTTCCCCTGCTGGAGGGAGGCATCTACAAGGTGTTTCTTATCCTGCTGCTGCTTTTCGCCCTGTACCTGGGCTTTTCCATTGTCGAGCCCTTCCTGCACACATTGATCTTTTCCACTGTGCTGGCCGTGCTTTTTTCCCCGGTGTTCACCTGGGTTCTCAAGGTGGTGCATGGCCGCCGCGCCCTTGCCTCGCTGCTTACGGTGTGCATCATCGTCTTTTGCCTGCTTTTGCCCATGACCTTTCTGGTGATGGCGCTCATCAGCCAGGGCGTGGAATCCCTGGTGTCCCTCAACGCCTGGGTGGCGCACGGCGGACTTGACGCCTTGACCAGCGGCGAACGTCTGGAAGGCTACTTGGAGTGGCTCAGGCGCGAGTTGCCGTATTTGCGCATCGATCAACTGGATATTCAGGAAAGTGTCGTCAAGTATTCGCGGGAATTCGCGCAGTTCATGCTCGGTCTTGGCACCATGCTGGTCCGGGACGCCGCCAAGGGAATATTGCATTTTCTGCTGATGGTCTTCATCCTTTTCTATTTTCTGCGCGACGGGGCCAAGATGGTGGCGTATCTCAAGCTGCTCTCGCCCCTTCGGCCCCGCCAGGAGGATTTTATCATAGACAGTCTGCGGCGCGTGGCACGCGGGGTGCTCATGGGATGTCTGCTGGTGGCCGTGCTTCAGGGCATTGCCGGCGGCATCGGGCTTGCCTTTGTCGGGATACCGGCCTTTTTCTGGGGAGCGATGATGGCCCTGGCCTCGCTCATCCCTGTGCTCGGTACGGGCTTGGTCTGGGTGCCCGCCGTGGGGTATCTGCTCCTTGCCGCGCAGTGGAAGGCGGCTATCATGCTCGCCCTGTGGTGCGGCATCTTCGTGGTCGGCATTGACACCATCTTGCGGCCAATCTTCATGCGCGAGGCGTCGCGTGTGTCCACATTTTATATTCTCCTGGCCATTCTCGGCGGGGTCTACACCTTCGGGATGCTCGGCATCTTTTACGGTCCACTTATCCTGAGTCTGGTCATGGTCATGCTGCAACTTTATGTCGAAGAATATGCCGAAGATTTGAAGGATGGTTGCGAATGA
- a CDS encoding GNAT family N-acetyltransferase yields the protein MTTLYTKDDWLAAQIHKDAYRILPSSGLTTSRLSALPSDLSFCYAKVAADETLSVAGLVGSGFRFINAQASLTKDTTEFAGHSADNVRQTRSEDRDAVWNIAYQSFIFDRFHLDQELNQFADRLNASWAVNYYAGNRGTDMLVWEENGKVAGFILLIIQNDLFSIDLIAVDRQFARQGIAYHLVAAAEAKYSHCTRYEVVTQLENNPALQLYSRLGYTVNSIDFILHRHGR from the coding sequence ATGACCACATTATACACCAAGGACGATTGGCTGGCGGCGCAGATTCATAAGGATGCCTACCGCATACTTCCTTCCAGCGGACTGACAACGTCGCGCCTTTCAGCGCTGCCAAGCGATCTCTCATTTTGCTACGCCAAAGTCGCAGCAGATGAAACCCTGTCCGTTGCAGGCTTGGTAGGAAGCGGATTTCGCTTCATCAACGCGCAGGCATCGTTGACTAAGGATACCACTGAGTTTGCCGGACACTCCGCAGACAACGTCCGCCAAACCCGCTCCGAGGATAGGGACGCGGTGTGGAATATCGCTTACCAATCCTTCATTTTTGACCGTTTTCACCTGGATCAGGAACTCAACCAATTCGCCGACCGCCTCAACGCCTCATGGGCTGTCAATTACTATGCGGGCAATCGGGGGACGGACATGCTGGTCTGGGAAGAAAACGGCAAAGTTGCCGGTTTCATTCTTCTTATTATTCAAAACGACCTCTTTTCCATCGACCTGATAGCGGTAGACCGTCAATTTGCACGTCAAGGGATCGCTTATCATCTGGTTGCCGCCGCTGAGGCGAAGTATTCACATTGCACCCGTTATGAGGTGGTTACTCAGCTGGAAAACAACCCGGCATTACAGCTGTACAGTCGGCTGGGATACACTGTGAATAGTATTGACTTCATTCTCCACCGGCATGGACGATGA
- a CDS encoding RrF2 family transcriptional regulator, with amino-acid sequence MKLSARSRYAARLLLELAAREGETPICTADLAKSTGISAPFIEQIIRPLKQAGMIASMRGASGGHMLDGNPADITLGEIVRTMEGSANIATCLDCETVCNRSEDCLTRTVWERASRAMERELDAITLADLLSGDLPCGTD; translated from the coding sequence ATGAAACTCTCAGCCCGATCGCGCTACGCCGCAAGACTCCTGCTCGAACTCGCCGCCCGCGAGGGCGAAACGCCCATATGCACGGCTGATCTGGCCAAGAGCACCGGCATTTCCGCACCCTTCATCGAACAGATCATCCGTCCGCTGAAACAGGCGGGCATGATAGCCTCGATGCGCGGCGCTTCCGGCGGCCACATGCTGGATGGCAACCCGGCGGACATTACCCTGGGCGAGATTGTTCGCACCATGGAAGGTTCGGCCAACATCGCCACCTGCCTCGACTGCGAGACGGTCTGTAATCGCTCGGAAGACTGTTTGACCCGCACCGTCTGGGAGCGAGCCTCACGGGCCATGGAGCGAGAACTGGACGCCATCACCCTGGCCGACCTGCTCTCTGGCGATCTGCCCTGCGGCACGGACTAG
- a CDS encoding amino acid ABC transporter ATP-binding protein, which produces MIDVKNVYKTFFVPHEVQALHNVSYHVNAGEVVVVIGPSGSGKSTFLRCLNRLERAERGHIMIDGTDVLNPKTDINKVRMEVGMVFQSFNLFPHLTVLENVTVGQTSVRKRGKHESVEKAMTLLNKVGIHEKAGNYPSQLSGGQQQRVAIARALAMDPKVMLFDEPTSALDPEMVGEVLEVMKTLAREGMTMVVVTHEMGFAREVADHVVFMDEGKIVEVGPPEHFFTNPTHDRTKLFLSQIL; this is translated from the coding sequence ATGATAGACGTTAAAAACGTATACAAGACCTTCTTCGTCCCCCACGAGGTGCAGGCCCTGCACAATGTCTCCTACCATGTGAATGCGGGCGAGGTGGTCGTGGTCATCGGACCTTCGGGCTCTGGCAAGTCCACCTTCCTGCGCTGCCTGAACAGACTGGAACGCGCCGAGCGGGGCCACATCATGATCGACGGCACCGATGTGCTCAACCCCAAAACCGACATCAACAAGGTGCGCATGGAAGTGGGCATGGTCTTCCAGTCCTTCAACCTCTTCCCGCACCTGACCGTGCTGGAAAACGTCACCGTGGGCCAAACCTCGGTACGCAAACGCGGCAAGCACGAATCCGTCGAAAAAGCCATGACCCTACTCAACAAGGTGGGCATCCACGAAAAGGCGGGCAACTACCCCTCGCAACTCTCAGGCGGCCAGCAGCAGCGCGTGGCCATCGCCCGCGCCCTGGCCATGGACCCCAAGGTCATGCTCTTTGACGAACCAACCAGCGCCCTGGACCCCGAGATGGTCGGCGAGGTGCTTGAGGTCATGAAGACCCTGGCCCGGGAAGGCATGACCATGGTTGTCGTCACTCACGAGATGGGCTTTGCCCGCGAGGTGGCTGATCACGTCGTCTTCATGGACGAAGGCAAGATCGTCGAGGTCGGCCCCCCGGAGCATTTCTTCACCAATCCGACCCACGACAGGACCAAGCTCTTTTTGAGCCAGATTCTGTAA
- a CDS encoding amino acid ABC transporter permease produces MNDITQTLTRVLPSRNTLWMLVFFAGLFGLAYGFYVATQQANYIWHWNRIPRYFYYTDTIKVRAEIEGRVANITHKSGDAVVIVEGDGTSEFYTVPGSDLRVGENDTLYMGDVIGTYEKGSLGLMAQGMLITIEISIIAIAFGIVLGLFTGLARISTNPCFKWTAITYIEIIRGSPLLVQILIWYYVIGTLVNNLLASSGLPQIPEMWFGIASLSIFAGAYVAEIVRAGIQSIHRGQTEAARSLGMTRAMAMRKIILPQAFRRILPPLAGQFISLIKDSSLLGVIAIRELTKATREAVTTSLMPYELYFVCGVMYLAVTFALSMFVQYLEKRSVE; encoded by the coding sequence ATGAACGACATCACGCAAACCCTCACCAGGGTACTTCCGAGCCGGAACACCCTTTGGATGCTCGTGTTCTTCGCCGGCCTTTTCGGCCTAGCCTATGGCTTTTACGTCGCCACGCAGCAAGCCAATTATATCTGGCACTGGAACCGGATTCCCCGATATTTCTATTACACCGATACCATCAAAGTCCGCGCCGAAATAGAAGGCAGGGTCGCCAACATAACCCACAAAAGCGGCGATGCGGTGGTCATCGTCGAAGGCGACGGAACTTCCGAATTCTACACTGTTCCGGGTTCCGACCTGCGAGTGGGCGAGAACGACACCCTCTACATGGGCGACGTTATCGGCACATACGAGAAAGGCAGTCTCGGACTCATGGCCCAGGGCATGCTCATCACGATAGAGATCAGCATCATCGCCATCGCATTCGGCATTGTGCTCGGCCTGTTCACAGGGCTTGCACGAATATCGACCAACCCTTGCTTCAAATGGACGGCCATCACCTATATCGAAATCATCAGGGGTTCACCGCTGCTCGTCCAGATCCTCATCTGGTACTACGTCATCGGCACTCTGGTGAACAACCTGCTCGCCTCATCCGGCCTGCCGCAGATTCCCGAAATGTGGTTCGGCATCGCCTCGCTCTCCATCTTTGCCGGAGCCTATGTGGCAGAGATCGTCCGGGCAGGCATCCAGTCCATCCACAGGGGGCAGACCGAGGCCGCCAGATCTCTTGGCATGACCAGGGCCATGGCCATGCGCAAGATCATCCTGCCCCAGGCATTTCGACGCATCCTGCCCCCCCTTGCGGGCCAGTTCATCAGCCTTATCAAGGACTCTTCGCTGCTGGGCGTCATCGCCATCCGCGAACTGACCAAGGCCACTCGCGAGGCAGTCACCACAAGCCTCATGCCCTACGAGCTCTACTTCGTCTGCGGCGTGATGTACCTTGCGGTCACCTTCGCCCTGTCCATGTTCGTTCAGTATCTCGAAAAAAGGTCGGTGGAGTAA